A stretch of the Thermus thermophilus genome encodes the following:
- the mntR gene encoding manganese-dependent transcriptional regulator MntR produces MARPPLTEAQEDYLKHLFLLEEALGGPVPTQALAERLSVKPPSVTEMLKKLKALGLLEHEPYRGARLTERGRRVALEVLRHHRLLEAYLHQALGYGWEEVHQEAERLEHVISEDLEERIAEYLGHPPFDPHGDPIPTKDLALPSSQALPLTEAPLGRARVARALAQDRGTLNLLARLGLVPGRPLRVLEKGEGVRVEVAGEVYLLPRALAQAVGVEPLG; encoded by the coding sequence ATGGCGAGGCCGCCCCTCACCGAGGCCCAGGAGGATTACCTAAAGCACCTCTTCCTTCTGGAGGAGGCCCTCGGGGGGCCCGTCCCCACCCAGGCCCTGGCGGAGCGCCTCTCGGTCAAGCCGCCTTCCGTCACGGAGATGCTGAAGAAGCTCAAGGCCCTGGGCCTTCTGGAACACGAGCCCTACCGGGGGGCCCGGCTCACGGAGCGGGGGCGGAGGGTGGCCCTCGAGGTCCTGCGCCACCACCGCCTCCTCGAGGCCTACCTCCACCAGGCCCTGGGCTACGGCTGGGAGGAGGTCCACCAGGAGGCGGAGAGGCTGGAGCACGTGATCAGCGAGGATCTGGAGGAAAGGATCGCCGAGTACCTGGGCCACCCCCCCTTTGACCCCCACGGGGACCCCATCCCCACCAAGGACCTGGCCCTTCCCTCCTCCCAGGCCCTCCCCCTCACCGAGGCCCCCCTGGGGCGGGCCCGGGTGGCCCGCGCCCTGGCCCAGGACCGGGGCACCCTGAACCTCCTCGCCCGGCTCGGCCTGGTGCCGGGAAGGCCCCTCCGGGTCCTGGAGAAGGGCGAGGGGGTGCGGGTGGAGGTGGCGGGGGAGGTCTACCTCCTGCCCCGGGCCCTCGCCCAGGCGGTGGGGGTGGAGCCTTTAGGCTAG